In Arthrobacter sp. PAMC25284, a single genomic region encodes these proteins:
- a CDS encoding MarR family winged helix-turn-helix transcriptional regulator: MVPAPEPHARDGSRLLFSAARLVQRLQDDALAPLGLTRAAVIALEAVAPRPMNQEQLAAKVHVRSQSLGRVLGRLEEEGLVTRTRNPADRRQFQVQITAAGNAALETASHARSAAVPTDFEGWDSLLEQLARFLEFFETSQGQTARASEAPQHLKSFNPDVNPPAA, encoded by the coding sequence ATGGTCCCCGCTCCCGAGCCCCACGCCCGGGACGGCTCCCGCCTGCTCTTCTCAGCCGCCCGCCTTGTCCAGCGTCTTCAGGACGATGCGCTGGCGCCGCTCGGCCTGACACGCGCCGCCGTCATCGCCCTCGAGGCAGTGGCACCGCGCCCAATGAATCAGGAACAGCTCGCGGCGAAAGTGCATGTCCGAAGCCAGTCGCTCGGGCGTGTTCTGGGCCGGCTGGAGGAAGAGGGCCTTGTCACGAGAACCCGCAACCCGGCCGACCGGCGCCAGTTTCAGGTCCAGATAACGGCAGCCGGGAACGCGGCCCTGGAAACAGCCTCCCACGCCCGGAGTGCTGCCGTGCCGACGGACTTCGAGGGGTGGGACAGCCTGCTCGAACAACTGGCCCGGTTTCTGGAGTTCTTCGAGACCTCTCAGGGACAAACGGCACGCGCCAGCGAAGCCCCCCAGCACCTGAAATCCTTCAATCCGGACGTCAACCCACCAGCAGCGTAA
- a CDS encoding DUF3618 domain-containing protein, translating to MSENPDAIRADIEATRARLSTNVDAVADKVTPSHIVQRQTDKVKDAVFGVKDKVMGAADHTAGNLHSATGHAGGHLSDAGSAIGDAPSQVKTKTQGNPLAAGLIAFGAGLLVSSLIPASQKEREAADALKTAAEPLTTELTEAAKHVAEGLKEPAQEAMDNVKATASDATEHVKAEGQGAVADVKDRASDAQENVQQA from the coding sequence ATGAGTGAAAATCCGGATGCCATCAGAGCAGATATCGAAGCAACCCGCGCGCGCCTCAGCACTAATGTCGACGCCGTCGCGGACAAAGTTACCCCGTCGCACATCGTGCAAAGGCAGACCGACAAAGTCAAAGACGCCGTTTTCGGAGTGAAGGATAAAGTCATGGGCGCAGCTGACCACACCGCCGGGAACCTGCACTCCGCCACCGGCCACGCCGGCGGGCACTTGAGTGACGCGGGTTCTGCGATCGGGGATGCACCATCCCAGGTCAAGACCAAAACGCAGGGAAATCCCCTTGCCGCCGGATTGATCGCCTTCGGCGCAGGGCTCCTCGTGTCTTCACTGATCCCGGCCAGCCAAAAGGAACGCGAAGCCGCCGATGCCCTCAAGACCGCGGCCGAACCGCTCACCACGGAACTGACCGAGGCCGCCAAGCACGTGGCCGAAGGGCTTAAGGAACCAGCCCAGGAAGCCATGGACAACGTGAAGGCAACGGCGTCCGACGCCACCGAACACGTCAAGGCTGAAGGCCAGGGCGCTGTCGCCGACGTCAAGGACCGGGCCTCCGACGCGCAGGAGAACGTCCAACAGGCCTGA
- a CDS encoding HAD family hydrolase has translation MRLVASDIDGTILGHDGKISGRTIRAFQACRDAGIEVVFVTGRPPRWLHPLRDQLNHTGTVICSNGAVVWDLEADRIVSAKAMGLDAVFEARHIIQQLQPSAVFAAETLAGFHLEPGFIEHGSTELLAEFTPAPLHTTLTAADPVVKFMAIVRRGSADEFLAEVAPAVAHLAATTHSAPHMALLEMSLPGVNKAVTLAEYAASLGIGPNGVVAFGDMPNDIEMLRWAGNGFAMASGHPDAIRAAGQQAPHFDDDGVAQILESRLAALGVRLP, from the coding sequence ATGCGGCTGGTAGCAAGCGATATTGACGGAACGATCCTGGGCCATGACGGCAAGATCAGCGGTCGGACTATCCGCGCCTTCCAAGCCTGCCGGGATGCCGGCATCGAGGTTGTTTTTGTCACCGGCCGGCCGCCGCGCTGGCTGCACCCCCTGCGGGATCAGCTGAACCACACGGGGACCGTTATTTGCTCCAACGGCGCCGTTGTCTGGGATCTCGAGGCGGACCGGATCGTTTCAGCCAAAGCCATGGGGCTCGATGCCGTCTTCGAAGCCCGTCACATCATCCAGCAGCTGCAGCCCTCGGCCGTGTTTGCCGCCGAGACCCTGGCCGGATTCCACCTGGAGCCGGGATTCATCGAGCATGGTTCCACCGAACTGCTCGCCGAGTTTACGCCGGCACCTCTGCACACGACGCTCACCGCAGCCGACCCTGTGGTGAAGTTCATGGCAATTGTCCGGCGGGGAAGCGCCGACGAGTTCCTTGCCGAAGTGGCCCCCGCCGTCGCCCACCTGGCCGCGACCACACATTCGGCGCCGCACATGGCACTCTTGGAAATGTCCCTGCCCGGGGTCAACAAGGCAGTCACCCTCGCTGAATATGCGGCCTCGCTCGGTATTGGGCCCAACGGCGTGGTGGCGTTCGGGGACATGCCCAACGACATCGAAATGCTCCGCTGGGCGGGCAACGGCTTCGCCATGGCCAGCGGCCACCCTGACGCGATCCGCGCCGCAGGCCAGCAGGCGCCGCACTTCGACGACGACGGCGTGGCTCAGATCCTGGAGTCCAGGCTCGCCGCCTTGGGGGTCCGTCTGCCCTGA
- a CDS encoding YihY/virulence factor BrkB family protein, whose product MAQNDPETDESSTAKARTAPAPDDARKPDSPTDVTKPSWKYIAKKTLREFTKDQCPDLAAALTYYSVLSIFPALLALVSLLGIFGDAQKTTSALIDIVQGIAPGQTVDTIRPVVEELAGSSSAGLTLVLGLLTALWSASGYVGAFGRALNRVYEVDEGRPFLKLRGTMLGVTVVNLLIVVVLAAMLVLSGPVAESVGDIIGLGGAFLAVWNIAKWPVMLVLVIVAIAVLYYATPNVEQPKFRWMSMGSAIALVVFLLASLAFGLYVANFSSYNKTYGAIGGVIVALLWLWILNMSLLFGAEFDAEAERGRQLQAGIKAEETIQLPPRDTKQSEKLQAREEEDIRRGRELREQYSNDTEKQDDSARARDS is encoded by the coding sequence ATGGCACAGAACGACCCTGAAACGGACGAGAGCAGCACCGCCAAGGCGCGCACGGCCCCTGCCCCTGACGATGCGCGCAAACCGGACAGCCCCACGGACGTGACCAAACCGTCCTGGAAGTACATCGCGAAGAAGACGCTGCGGGAGTTCACCAAGGACCAATGCCCGGACCTCGCCGCTGCACTGACCTACTACTCGGTCCTCTCAATTTTTCCGGCGCTGCTGGCTCTTGTGTCCCTGCTGGGCATCTTCGGGGACGCCCAGAAGACCACCTCCGCCCTGATTGACATCGTCCAGGGCATCGCGCCGGGCCAGACCGTGGACACCATCCGCCCGGTCGTCGAGGAGCTCGCCGGTTCCTCGAGCGCCGGCCTCACCCTGGTCCTGGGCCTTCTCACCGCCCTCTGGTCCGCTTCCGGCTACGTGGGTGCCTTCGGCCGGGCCCTGAACCGGGTGTATGAGGTCGATGAGGGCAGGCCCTTCCTCAAGCTCCGCGGCACCATGCTTGGGGTCACCGTCGTGAATCTGCTGATTGTCGTGGTGCTGGCCGCGATGCTCGTGCTCAGCGGGCCGGTGGCTGAGTCCGTCGGCGACATTATCGGACTCGGCGGGGCGTTCCTGGCTGTGTGGAACATCGCCAAATGGCCGGTCATGCTGGTGCTGGTCATTGTGGCAATTGCCGTTCTCTACTACGCCACTCCCAACGTTGAGCAGCCCAAATTCCGCTGGATGAGCATGGGCTCGGCGATCGCCCTGGTGGTGTTCCTGCTGGCATCCCTGGCGTTCGGCCTTTACGTGGCCAACTTCAGCAGCTACAACAAGACCTACGGCGCGATCGGCGGTGTGATCGTCGCGCTGCTCTGGTTGTGGATCCTGAATATGTCCCTGCTCTTCGGCGCCGAATTCGACGCCGAAGCCGAGCGGGGGCGCCAGCTCCAGGCCGGTATCAAGGCCGAGGAAACCATCCAGCTGCCGCCGCGCGACACCAAGCAGAGCGAGAAGCTCCAGGCCCGCGAGGAAGAAGACATCCGCCGCGGCCGCGAATTGCGGGAGCAGTACAGCAATGACACCGAAAAACAGGACGACAGCGCCCGGGCTCGTGACTCCTGA
- a CDS encoding phage holin family protein, translated as MSSEMPPTTAHAKAESVSLGDLLGEVTRDMSTLMRQEVELAKVELKDSAARAGKGTGMLAGAGVAGHFVLLFLSLALWWALGTLLGLGWSGVVVAVVWGLVAAVLAAMGRKELKAIKGLPQTSETLQEIPPTFKPNS; from the coding sequence ATGAGCAGCGAAATGCCGCCCACCACCGCCCACGCCAAAGCGGAGTCCGTCTCCCTTGGTGATCTCCTGGGAGAGGTCACCCGGGACATGTCCACCCTGATGCGCCAGGAAGTCGAACTGGCCAAGGTCGAACTCAAGGACTCGGCCGCCCGGGCCGGTAAGGGAACTGGAATGCTCGCCGGGGCCGGTGTGGCTGGCCACTTCGTACTCTTGTTCCTGTCCCTGGCCCTCTGGTGGGCCCTCGGAACCCTGCTGGGACTGGGCTGGTCCGGCGTCGTCGTCGCGGTGGTCTGGGGACTCGTTGCCGCTGTCCTGGCCGCCATGGGCCGGAAGGAACTGAAGGCCATCAAGGGATTGCCGCAAACCAGCGAAACCCTGCAGGAGATTCCGCCCACCTTCAAGCCCAACTCTTAG
- a CDS encoding Pr6Pr family membrane protein → MNIPNRGLALFRFWFAALGLLAVAFQLSHLLRFVPGASAANYFSYFTIESNVIAFTTLAVAGTFAWKGQNPRWLDLLRGAATIYMTITGIVYNLLLSDIDVNTPIPWINVVLHYTIPTIMVIDWLVDLPKTRIALRTSLIWLGFPLLYLVYSLLRGPIVGWYPYPFLDPRISGYGTVAAVSLAIALGACVFAAIAALSTRLHIPTTVSNPAVPRPDVLVSSPGEAGAP, encoded by the coding sequence ATGAACATCCCCAATCGCGGACTTGCCCTCTTCAGGTTCTGGTTCGCCGCCCTCGGACTCCTGGCCGTGGCATTTCAGCTCAGCCACCTGCTCAGGTTCGTTCCCGGAGCCTCTGCGGCGAACTACTTCAGCTACTTCACCATCGAATCCAATGTCATTGCTTTTACCACTCTGGCAGTCGCCGGTACCTTCGCGTGGAAGGGTCAAAACCCGCGGTGGCTCGACCTCCTGCGCGGGGCCGCGACGATTTACATGACCATCACCGGGATCGTTTACAACCTGCTCCTGAGCGACATTGACGTCAACACCCCAATCCCATGGATCAATGTCGTCCTGCACTACACAATCCCCACAATCATGGTGATCGACTGGCTCGTTGACCTCCCCAAGACCCGGATCGCCCTGCGGACTTCCCTGATTTGGCTGGGCTTTCCCCTGCTTTACCTTGTCTATAGCCTCCTCCGGGGCCCCATCGTGGGCTGGTATCCCTACCCCTTCCTCGACCCGCGGATCAGCGGCTACGGAACCGTGGCAGCAGTCTCCCTGGCTATCGCTCTCGGTGCTTGCGTCTTTGCCGCGATCGCAGCGCTGTCCACCAGACTCCACATCCCCACCACCGTGTCCAATCCTGCAGTCCCGCGCCCTGACGTACTCGTCAGCTCCCCCGGGGAGGCCGGCGCGCCATAG